In Candidatus Nomurabacteria bacterium, a genomic segment contains:
- a CDS encoding ABC transporter ATP-binding protein, with translation MKEILQKLQVILPPGDKKKIFGIFVLMLIAAILEVIGISLILAFISTVSNPDTLFQITWLAPILQRANITDAKGLLTYGSILLIVLFVLKNAYIISFQYIQSHFVYRRFSAISSRLFNSYMRAPYIYHLNNNSARLVRNVTGETTLLVHYIMLPLLVVVMESIMIISISIFLFAVEPLNTLIVLFFVGSSGIFFLRLVKKKIQHFGSESLIERETMIRRVNEGVGGIKEILVKNRQSWFINAFTQSIHTYAKAETYKNIFKMSARPVIETVAVAGMLLVALVLVWQGRGVESILPVLSLFGVATFKLMPSLDKVVSNSNVIRYYTYTLNSIHDDIAELSKIETPIHTNSDNKKISISSTLSLQKVYFRYPGSEKQVLQDVSLTIPKGAAIGFVGPSGAGKSTIVDIILGLLSIDSGQILVDGKDIKNTMAAWQKNIGYIPQTIFLADNTIRNNIAFGLNDNEINDAQVSRAIKMAQLEEFIASLPQGVNTMVGERGVRLSGGQRQRIGIARALYHDPEVLVMDEATSSLDNQTEKYIIDAIENLKRDRTIIIVAHRLSTVENCDNLFFIEKGHIKDSGTYSHIIQQNSELLVNEKR, from the coding sequence ATGAAAGAAATTCTACAGAAGCTTCAGGTGATTTTGCCACCAGGTGATAAGAAAAAAATCTTTGGCATTTTTGTTTTAATGCTCATTGCAGCGATTTTAGAAGTTATCGGGATTAGTCTAATTCTTGCATTCATTTCAACGGTTTCTAATCCTGATACTCTTTTTCAAATCACCTGGCTTGCCCCAATACTACAACGTGCAAATATTACGGATGCAAAAGGCTTACTTACCTACGGGTCGATTCTTCTCATTGTGCTCTTTGTTTTAAAAAATGCCTATATTATTTCGTTTCAGTATATCCAATCGCATTTCGTTTATCGCAGATTCAGCGCAATATCATCTCGGCTCTTTAATTCATACATGCGGGCGCCTTATATTTATCACCTTAATAATAATTCAGCTCGCCTTGTGCGTAATGTAACTGGAGAAACCACCTTACTCGTACACTACATCATGCTCCCCTTGCTGGTGGTGGTCATGGAATCAATCATGATCATTAGTATTAGTATCTTTCTTTTTGCGGTTGAGCCACTCAATACACTCATAGTGCTTTTCTTTGTCGGATCAAGTGGTATTTTTTTCCTTCGCTTAGTCAAAAAAAAGATTCAACACTTCGGATCTGAATCTCTGATTGAACGAGAAACTATGATTCGTCGCGTGAATGAAGGTGTTGGTGGTATAAAGGAAATACTCGTAAAGAATCGACAATCTTGGTTTATTAATGCGTTTACTCAATCGATCCATACTTACGCTAAAGCTGAAACATACAAAAACATTTTTAAGATGAGCGCCCGGCCCGTTATTGAAACCGTTGCGGTGGCAGGCATGCTTTTAGTCGCCTTAGTACTCGTGTGGCAAGGACGTGGTGTAGAGTCGATCTTACCAGTACTAAGTCTCTTCGGCGTTGCCACATTTAAACTTATGCCCTCTTTAGATAAGGTTGTGAGTAATAGTAATGTGATTCGTTATTACACTTATACGCTAAACTCAATCCATGATGATATTGCTGAGTTGAGTAAAATTGAAACTCCAATACACACAAACTCTGACAATAAAAAGATTTCCATCTCATCGACCTTAAGTCTTCAAAAGGTATATTTTCGCTACCCAGGCAGTGAGAAACAAGTGCTGCAAGATGTTAGTCTCACTATTCCAAAAGGTGCGGCAATCGGATTTGTTGGCCCTTCTGGAGCTGGAAAAAGCACCATAGTGGATATTATCCTCGGACTACTGTCAATTGATTCGGGGCAAATCCTCGTTGATGGAAAAGATATAAAAAATACTATGGCAGCCTGGCAAAAAAATATCGGCTATATCCCGCAAACTATTTTCCTGGCTGATAATACTATTCGTAATAATATCGCCTTCGGACTAAACGACAATGAAATTAATGATGCACAGGTTTCTCGTGCTATTAAAATGGCACAGCTAGAAGAGTTCATTGCCTCCCTACCGCAAGGAGTGAACACAATGGTTGGTGAACGAGGTGTTCGCTTAAGCGGTGGACAGAGACAGCGCATCGGTATTGCCCGAGCGCTTTATCATGACCCAGAGGTCTTAGTAATGGATGAGGCGACATCCTCGCTTGATAATCAAACTGAAAAATATATTATTGATGCAATTGAAAACCTCAAACGGGATAGAACCATTATCATCGTGGCGCATCGTCTCAGTACAGTAGAGAATTGTGATAACTTGTTTTTCATCGAAAAAGGACACATAAAAGATTCTGGGACTTACTCACATATCATTCAACAAAACAGCGAGTTACTCGTAAATGAAAAAAGGTAA
- a CDS encoding FkbM family methyltransferase produces MNTFNEELNISIKKNFPNNYQDNVLQIRFKKKKFKVWLLEILSDFTYRIGLFNLILKRKKILIDSFHYLYDRLSDDYSRELLIQVLTFRLLGSRKVKLPLNDGNYFKRIEDIEKSVANKDDFLSPNFLDWKLFLFDLEQYGYKGKAYSISPSIFSSFVQPQYQYNGTLIAAKPGDVVIDAGACWGETAMYFAERVKENGKVYSFEFLPENLEVMRKNLSLNPEYAKQITMVEKPVWSKSNEPITCNNLGPGNKVITGVDEASTTYHTISIDDFAEQNTLENVNFIKMDIEGSELEALKGAENVIKKFRPVLSICVYHKPSDCKHIPAYIESLNLGYKFYFDHYSIYGEESVLFAKVEN; encoded by the coding sequence ATGAACACATTTAATGAAGAGTTAAATATATCAATAAAAAAGAATTTTCCTAATAATTATCAAGATAATGTTCTTCAAATACGGTTTAAAAAAAAGAAATTCAAAGTCTGGTTATTAGAAATATTATCGGATTTCACATACAGAATTGGATTGTTCAATCTAATTCTCAAAAGAAAAAAAATACTAATCGACAGTTTTCATTATCTTTATGATCGACTTAGCGACGACTATTCTAGAGAACTGTTAATACAAGTACTCACGTTCAGATTGTTGGGAAGTCGTAAAGTAAAGCTCCCGCTAAATGACGGTAACTACTTTAAGAGGATTGAAGACATTGAAAAAAGCGTTGCTAATAAAGACGATTTTCTCTCACCAAACTTTTTAGACTGGAAATTATTTTTGTTTGATCTTGAGCAATATGGATATAAGGGAAAAGCATACTCGATAAGCCCAAGCATTTTTAGTAGCTTTGTACAGCCGCAATACCAATATAATGGCACACTTATTGCAGCTAAGCCAGGCGACGTTGTTATTGATGCTGGAGCGTGTTGGGGCGAAACGGCTATGTATTTCGCTGAAAGGGTTAAAGAAAATGGAAAAGTGTACAGTTTTGAATTCCTACCTGAAAACCTCGAGGTAATGAGAAAAAACCTTTCTCTAAACCCAGAATATGCAAAACAAATTACCATGGTGGAAAAACCCGTATGGTCGAAAAGCAACGAGCCTATAACCTGCAACAACCTTGGTCCAGGAAACAAAGTTATTACTGGTGTAGATGAAGCATCAACTACTTATCATACAATCTCAATTGATGATTTTGCTGAACAAAATACACTTGAAAACGTTAACTTTATTAAAATGGATATAGAGGGATCAGAGCTCGAGGCATTAAAAGGTGCTGAAAATGTAATAAAAAAATTTCGGCCTGTGTTGTCTATTTGCGTCTACCATAAACCAAGTGATTGCAAGCACATTCCTGCCTATATTGAAAGCTTAAACTTGGGCTATAAGTTTTATTTTGACCACTATTCAATCTACGGTGAAGAAAGTGTACTCTTTGCGAAAGTCGAAAACTAA
- a CDS encoding DegT/DnrJ/EryC1/StrS family aminotransferase, translated as MQSSNQQPIYVTKPALPPLEEFTAELKTIWENRVLTNNGPFHQQFELALAKHLDVPFVSVFSNGTLALMTALQSLDIQGEVITTPFSFVATTHALWWNKITPIFADIESTHFTLDPNKTEELITPQTSAIMPVHIYGYPCRTKEIDMIAKKHNLKVIYDAAHAFDVKQDGISVLNAGDLSVLSFHATKVFNTIEGGAIISHSEEMKNRIDHLKNFGFEDETIIIGPGINAKMNEVQAAYGLLQLKYVAKYIEARKRIVEKYRLALSDIPGLHFLEDQEGVQNNYAYFPIVIDTEHCIHTRDYIYEELKKDNIFSRRYFYPLISKIPLYENLATTKAAQLPVASKISEQVLCLPLYHDLSDSDFTRIISSLKRMLT; from the coding sequence ATGCAGAGCTCAAACCAACAACCAATTTATGTAACTAAACCAGCACTCCCGCCACTTGAAGAATTTACTGCTGAGCTAAAAACGATATGGGAGAATCGAGTGCTAACAAATAATGGACCATTCCATCAACAATTTGAACTAGCCCTCGCTAAACATCTGGATGTTCCATTTGTATCTGTATTTAGCAATGGAACACTTGCTTTGATGACTGCACTGCAATCACTTGATATCCAAGGTGAAGTTATTACTACCCCATTTAGCTTTGTCGCAACAACGCATGCACTTTGGTGGAACAAAATAACTCCAATATTTGCTGATATTGAATCAACTCATTTTACACTTGATCCTAATAAAACTGAGGAACTTATTACACCTCAAACAAGCGCGATCATGCCTGTGCACATTTATGGTTACCCATGCAGGACAAAGGAAATCGACATGATAGCAAAAAAGCATAATCTCAAGGTCATTTACGACGCCGCCCACGCCTTTGATGTGAAGCAAGATGGTATTTCTGTATTAAATGCTGGCGACCTTTCTGTCCTAAGCTTTCATGCGACGAAAGTTTTTAATACAATTGAGGGTGGTGCGATCATTTCCCATAGTGAAGAAATGAAAAATAGGATTGATCACCTAAAAAACTTTGGCTTTGAAGATGAGACAATAATAATTGGTCCCGGCATTAATGCCAAAATGAACGAAGTGCAAGCTGCATATGGACTACTTCAACTAAAATATGTTGCTAAATATATAGAAGCCAGAAAAAGAATTGTAGAAAAATATCGTCTAGCACTATCTGATATACCTGGCTTGCATTTCTTAGAAGACCAGGAAGGCGTACAAAATAATTACGCCTACTTCCCGATTGTTATTGATACAGAACATTGTATTCATACGCGAGATTATATTTATGAGGAATTAAAAAAAGACAATATTTTTTCTCGTAGATATTTTTATCCACTCATAAGTAAAATTCCACTCTACGAAAATCTGGCGACAACTAAAGCAGCGCAGCTTCCGGTTGCATCTAAAATTAGCGAACAGGTTCTTTGTCTACCCTTATACCATGATTTAAGTGATAGTGATTTTACACGCATCATTAGCAGTCTTAAAAGAATGCTTACATAG
- a CDS encoding WbqC family protein — translation MKIAIMQPYFFPYIGYFQLMNAVDEFVVYDNIQYTKKGWINRNRILLNGKIETISLAIKKDSDYLDIRDRCLADNWIKERSSILNRLKSSYQKAPYFIPTYTLVEKILKQDSVNLFEFLFNSLQLIKEYLHIPTPLIISSQVPVDHTLKSSERVLAICKALQANQYINPIGGTELYTKEHFLKNGVALQFLRTQAHHYQQFNKEHVPYLSIIDVMMFNSQEALKDLLQEYILE, via the coding sequence ATGAAAATAGCAATCATGCAGCCCTATTTTTTCCCTTATATCGGATATTTTCAGCTGATGAATGCTGTAGATGAATTTGTGGTTTACGACAACATTCAATATACCAAGAAGGGGTGGATCAATCGTAACCGTATCCTCCTCAATGGAAAAATTGAAACTATTTCTCTAGCGATAAAGAAAGATTCTGATTATCTCGATATACGCGACCGTTGCTTAGCTGATAATTGGATAAAGGAACGAAGTAGTATATTAAACAGACTCAAATCCTCTTATCAGAAAGCCCCTTACTTCATTCCTACATATACTCTGGTTGAAAAGATACTCAAACAAGATTCGGTCAATCTTTTTGAATTTCTTTTTAACAGCCTGCAACTCATCAAAGAATATCTCCACATCCCCACCCCTCTTATCATTTCCTCTCAGGTTCCAGTCGACCATACGCTAAAATCAAGCGAGCGCGTATTGGCTATTTGCAAAGCACTCCAAGCAAATCAATATATTAATCCAATTGGTGGAACAGAATTATATACAAAAGAGCATTTCCTTAAAAATGGCGTTGCGCTCCAATTTCTCCGAACTCAAGCACATCATTACCAACAGTTTAATAAAGAACATGTACCCTATCTCTCTATTATAGATGTTATGATGTTTAATAGTCAGGAAGCGCTAAAGGACTTACTCCAAGAATACATTCTCGAATAA
- a CDS encoding ATP-grasp domain-containing protein has product MPAQIDKKIRVLLFPAGSEIAFEIYHSLRHNLHVEIFGASGKSDHASYLYDSEHYFEGPYQISDEKFNDHFTELLKEQKIDMVMPTHDSVTEFLAKHRDKYPAKILTSPYESTRIARQKILTYELFQAYDFLPKQYLPPYQNLEYPIFLKPNQGQGGKGTCLVHTYEELQEQTSKQPDLVAYEYLPGEELSVDCFTDRHGQLRFIGPRTRARIDFGISFRTESRPVTQDIQTIAETINTKVAIRGAWFFQVKKDSTGKYKLMEFAVRQASTMGLYRQIGVNFALLTIFDALDIDVKILKNDYPITLDRRMLNRYKADFTYTKVYIDFDDTIIINEKINIIALQFLYQCKYAHKKICLLTKHEFDLDETLQKYCLAKNLFDEIVILHPGEDKTDHIVADDAIFIDNYFFDREKVKQRHNIPVFDVDAIESLLLNT; this is encoded by the coding sequence ATGCCCGCTCAAATAGATAAAAAAATTCGCGTACTCCTCTTCCCGGCTGGCTCAGAAATTGCTTTTGAAATTTATCACTCGCTTCGTCATAACCTCCACGTAGAAATATTTGGAGCTTCGGGAAAGTCTGATCACGCGAGCTACTTATATGATTCCGAGCATTACTTCGAGGGTCCATATCAAATCTCCGACGAAAAATTTAATGACCACTTCACCGAGTTATTAAAAGAGCAAAAAATCGATATGGTCATGCCAACACATGACTCAGTAACTGAATTTTTGGCAAAACACCGGGATAAATATCCAGCAAAAATTTTGACTTCTCCATACGAAAGCACAAGGATAGCTCGACAGAAGATCCTCACCTACGAGCTTTTTCAAGCTTATGATTTCCTGCCAAAGCAGTATTTACCGCCATATCAGAATCTTGAGTATCCTATTTTCCTCAAGCCAAATCAGGGACAAGGCGGGAAAGGCACTTGTTTAGTTCATACATATGAAGAGCTGCAGGAACAAACCAGTAAGCAACCTGACTTAGTTGCTTACGAATATTTACCAGGCGAGGAGCTGAGTGTTGATTGTTTTACCGATCGACATGGCCAGTTGCGTTTTATTGGACCAAGGACTAGAGCAAGAATTGATTTTGGCATTTCCTTTAGGACAGAGTCTCGTCCGGTCACTCAGGATATTCAGACAATTGCCGAAACAATAAATACAAAGGTTGCTATTCGAGGCGCGTGGTTTTTTCAAGTAAAAAAAGATAGCACAGGTAAATATAAACTCATGGAATTTGCAGTTCGCCAGGCAAGTACTATGGGTCTTTATCGTCAAATTGGAGTTAATTTTGCCTTACTCACGATATTCGACGCGCTCGACATCGATGTAAAGATTCTAAAAAATGACTATCCTATCACGCTTGATCGCAGAATGCTAAACCGATATAAAGCTGATTTCACTTACACAAAAGTATACATTGATTTCGATGATACAATTATCATCAATGAAAAAATTAACATTATCGCACTGCAGTTTCTCTATCAATGTAAATATGCTCATAAGAAAATTTGTCTTCTCACAAAACATGAGTTCGATCTCGATGAGACATTACAGAAATACTGCCTTGCAAAAAATCTATTTGACGAGATTGTGATTTTACATCCTGGAGAGGACAAGACTGATCACATCGTTGCCGACGATGCAATTTTTATTGATAACTACTTTTTTGATAGAGAAAAAGTAAAGCAGCGTCACAATATTCCTGTATTTGATGTAGACGCCATCGAGAGTTTATTACTTAATACATAA
- a CDS encoding exo-alpha-sialidase — translation MFRWKKLGKVFDPTQNGNDAWMQTFAQAPATLVFDSFVRVYFSCRPLPDKNGQATSYAGFVDLDRKNLFNILRISKKPVLPLGEIGSFDEFGIMPISVIRDKHRLLAYYGGWTRCVSVPFNIAIGLAESKDNGETFEKIGPGPVLSYSPDEPFLVAVPKIRKFQNRWFLWYTAGTHWRKVNGKTEAVYGIRMATSTDGVTWKKEHRKIIPNVLGENEAQASADVYFANDIYHMFFCYRHTSDFRTNKDRAYRIGYAYSQDGFHWQRDDSRVGIDISTEGWDSEMISFPHIFSLDGKTYMLYLGNNFGREGFGIAELEGSLQ, via the coding sequence ATGTTCCGCTGGAAGAAACTAGGAAAAGTATTTGACCCAACACAAAACGGAAATGATGCGTGGATGCAGACTTTTGCTCAAGCTCCTGCCACTTTAGTTTTTGATTCTTTTGTTCGAGTATATTTTTCTTGTCGGCCACTTCCGGACAAAAATGGTCAAGCGACAAGCTATGCCGGCTTTGTTGATCTTGATCGAAAAAACCTTTTTAATATTCTTAGGATCTCAAAAAAACCCGTGCTTCCGCTTGGAGAAATTGGTAGTTTTGACGAGTTTGGTATTATGCCCATCTCAGTCATTCGAGATAAGCATCGATTACTCGCTTACTATGGCGGATGGACTCGATGCGTTTCCGTTCCATTCAATATCGCTATTGGTCTGGCTGAAAGTAAGGACAATGGGGAAACTTTTGAAAAAATTGGCCCTGGACCCGTACTCTCGTATAGCCCTGATGAGCCGTTCTTAGTTGCGGTTCCTAAAATTAGGAAATTTCAAAATCGCTGGTTTCTCTGGTATACCGCCGGGACTCATTGGAGAAAAGTAAATGGAAAGACTGAGGCGGTTTATGGCATCCGGATGGCTACATCAACTGACGGCGTTACATGGAAAAAAGAGCATCGAAAAATTATTCCAAACGTTTTAGGTGAGAACGAGGCGCAAGCAAGCGCTGACGTTTATTTTGCTAACGACATCTATCACATGTTTTTTTGCTATCGGCATACTTCTGATTTTCGTACAAATAAAGATCGGGCTTATCGGATTGGCTATGCTTACTCTCAGGATGGATTTCATTGGCAGCGTGACGATTCACGGGTAGGCATCGACATATCGACTGAAGGATGGGATTCAGAAATGATCTCTTTTCCTCATATTTTTTCACTGGACGGAAAAACCTACATGCTCTACTTGGGAAATAACTTTGGTCGAGAAGGGTTTGGAATTGCTGAACTTGAAGGGAGTTTACAATAA